The following coding sequences are from one Rutidosis leptorrhynchoides isolate AG116_Rl617_1_P2 chromosome 11, CSIRO_AGI_Rlap_v1, whole genome shotgun sequence window:
- the LOC139875138 gene encoding F-box/FBD/LRR-repeat protein At1g13570-like, translated as MTDNNAKRRFVTCTEMDRISNLAENLIDSILEKLPVVDAVRTHVLSKKWRYRWTSIRSLVLDKHFSEKFAKNGSFGHNGFIRITNYIFNYLKGPRLKLHLHIPYMFLDSFQEVNQWISSLSRDGVRELILTNSNQRYQLPYYLFHCLELRILELDNCIIKPPLEFQGFLYLEKLRLRNIEFGANLHGTIINLPQLKMLQLFECTDVYNFKIKSTKLFQLLIRSCPDATLLHLLHSKCLSEFGIFIKKPIQGVERVNLASLLINMPCVGYFVIDGYFLQFSIAENIPKWLPHPTNSLKLLYLRDFKFGDLYQLQGVLCILRNSPNLRRLDVYNQDLPNVYLDVKPTIAYLEASDCLDQTLNCLKIINIMDVERSRSLLLFIKLLLEHSPTLEKISIRPRATVDVQERYNFSKDVMRFPRASSKAELHYLDP; from the exons ATGACAGATAACAATGCTAAGAGGAGGTTTGTAACTTGTACTGAAATGGATAGAATCAGTAATTTGGCAGAGAATTTGATAGACTCGATTTTAGAGAAGCTACCTGTTGTAGATGCGGTGAGGACACATGTCCTGTCAAAAAAATGGAGGTACAGATGGACCTCAATTAGGTCATTGGTTCTTGATAAACATTTCTCAGAAAAGTTTGCAAAAAATGGAAGTTTTGGTCATAATGGATTTATTAGGATCACAAACTATATCTTTAACTATCTCAAGGGTCCTCGCTTAAAGTTACATCTTCACATACCATACATGTTTCTTGATAGTTTCCAAGAAGTCAATCAATGGATTTCATCATTGTCAAGAGATGGTGTTAGAGAACTCATCCTTACAAATTCAAACCAACGTTATCAACTTCCATATTATTTATTTCATTGTCTAGAATTGAGAATCCTAGAACTTGACAACTGTATCATTAAGCCACCACTTGAGTTTCAAGGATTTCTATATCTCGAAAAACTTAGGCTTAGGAATATTGAATTTGGGGCTAACTTACATGGAACTATTATCAACTTACCACAGCTCAAGATGTTGCAATTGTTTGAATGCACCGATGTTTACAATTTCAAGATCAAGTCTACAAAGTTGTTTCAGTTATTGATCAGGAGTTGCCCCGATGCAACTTTGCTCCACTTGTTGCATAGTAAATGTCTTAGTGAGTTTGGTATATTTATCAAAAAACCTATTCAGGGAGTTGAGAGAGTTAATTTGGCAAGCTTGTTAATTAATATGCCATGTGTTGGGTATTTTGTTATCGACGGGTATTTTCTCCAG TTTTCCATTGCGGAAAATATTCCCAAGTGGCTTCCACACCCAACTAATAGTTTAAAGCTTCTCTACTTACGAGACTTCAAATTTGGTGATTTGTACCAACTTCAAGGTGTTTTATGTATCCTTCGAAACTCACCTAACTTGAGACGACTTGATGTGTACAATCAG GATCTTCCAAACGTGTATTTGGATGTGAAACCAACAATAGCTTATTTGGAAGCTTCTGACTGTTTGGACCAGACATTGAACTGCttgaaaattataaatataatggaTGTAGAAAGATCAAGATCCTTGTTGCTATTTATAAAGCTTTTACTTGAACATTCTCCCACTCTTGAAAAAATATCAATCCGACCACGTGCAACTGTTGATGTTCAGGAAAGGTACAACTTCTCTAAGGATGTTATGCGGTTCCCACGAGCTTCCTCGAAAGCAGAGCTTCACTACTTGGATCCGTAA